One stretch of Tribolium castaneum strain GA2 chromosome 5, icTriCast1.1, whole genome shotgun sequence DNA includes these proteins:
- the LOC103312419 gene encoding maternal protein tudor isoform X1 has translation METQPNCLFITYVEKEGPFLKVWGQTDKNTSLYIEQVLHSFTPQFDNGLCIPRPDALQIGILCCAKYKDSKYYRARITSLNYLHNRYIEVNFVDYGHQDVVPVSNIRSLEGFDTAFVSLQPQASSFLLAEAVCPRGEWNEAYLEEICKEIRYTEVNFSIVAQVTKHYLVRLFVGVNDLAIVLISKGLMRNTSLTTQEAVLLSMMPRAPLQPPPIQQQSIATYKAFTLEPGSQYEVYVSYVTDGPCNFSVQLKQSEEVLGKLMKEINSMTLTPIEGIPIPGTVCLARCTEDGHICRAVVTNEVDGQFKVFYVDFGNFEVIPLESLYEIPFKFVIPKVMAIRFALAGVEKSTVTLEMQCAFKQFVDNRLIHMKVMPMTTRTSLPRCELWDPESGISALDIVTKAALSNYPDHITLHRGFSQTVKISYVFSCNRFYVQLKAKQDELLRLMLDIQVLCNEAETLNSNTIKVGLPCYALYEGDQQWYRSQIVEVLGAGQVKVHYVDYGNEEVVSMNLLKPIEGKQLTKMRPQAIECCLNGYQNMEPDLERDNLLEELILEHEFTMKVVEMQGKKALVELIDSANYNVASLLLDKIAVTRSQVSPMLVQAGNKIEHRKYSQPFNSRESSQRTEQRKPGGHRQWGDSLNGNPAWRQDARGPRSRNSFDSEPDENNTWRQNNKGFNKNYDRNKRDELNDSTDSERHSTKGFNRNDRNRNESRNTEGSWKQNSGFNKSQDRFNKDRNNRNNDWGGSGDERKNFREKDSWGGDRNNDRQNNSKESWGGNDQQNSNSPNDGWGSSKENYRQNYNSRGNKGDWDNNRENDKRNFNSRENNDWGDRKGFQPRDRDNFKPRKRFEDGNNDWNNGDKDSSQPWKKSEDGGGDWNADSTHRSGGGFKKREFKREASELSSSGSEKSFRKGGNFRNNKPDFRKPNRSPRGNFGGDSGDGWNTGASTATEVLNAAPSTAKFTILNVDNTEANVVISWFHNPSQFYCQIESTQDEFKRMMEEIQQAYKGRQAGTATVGAPVIGLFPEDRVLYRAKVLETLGSQYKVYYVDFGNVSVIDKVWPIEKRFMELPAQAICCKLRGIDPPTDTWPEANNYGQYFDKKQFFCKFISTEDTRVAIELKYDNEDIASLLLKDGLAKACVTPPEPELPLLIGQQFRALLLSVNSLGDFLMSLQNGAVLKCSVFNLSASTETWEDSLKEKINHILIVYVDDLKEDRLEVTLYDENGAKIKLINNDEGAYESVELLCPYLILSSQISGEIAHIEQTTVYLQPADCAENIQYFLNSAFEYYESFTPEEPLTPTEGFVYAVKSPDTNWYRGRVVSLDDNKQVTVNYIDYGNSEQVNFDALRELTAEFMTIPILCVPIAIKGVTEELIGEFVSINLTFTETGLEGTLQEKEVTVVPTEGKQIEQIATDVTEKPNLEEVAQTTCGTQVVLSHTDSPSDFYLQLAESIEGIEELQARLQELAPEMTDIENPVIGVLCAAPYSVDQQWYRAQVLDADSDITTVRFVDYGNTDVLDNHTTRVKTLPTDLLSLEVHATRCRLKIKPIDEEWTSVASERFEQLASVENLTAQFISQDEKTNYVELYSDGTNVREILIAENLALPDEVVPEASSTVGFVSHLNSPSEFWIQFENCVEGLEWVAEQLSGAENFPELEDLAPGVLCAALFPDDQMWYRARILSNTVAGIEVLFVDYGNSCTSCSLRDLPEDLVMLPPLAQKCSLQKPEGLTVWGPEMVRKFVEIAADGQTTFHVNKLSTGETASVVLLLDGVDVTTLIVPQTEEVSVKSFEGLDEIVLVKKGGEEMQTKFKLEPLPDGVWSEDSVKKFAEMNNNGTTVFQAEFVSDDMIRLYLGLNDIRLELNGIKTTTPTSSPLKTRTTDTHSTHETSTSSTEANLDGNEGFVKGLVAEIIENSTNLHECVEEDVCDEECIDIIKSLLTDIIEESTNLIETTQSTNHELNVELIENAVQSEEKEFESKSSEKVPVAETVTMEDEKKETEAVTPEEVPTVIEKKEAETVTSEEVSTVSEKKEAEKPAEDIKTTEAVVASDNSENQDKPEVKENDQ, from the exons ATGGAGACGCAACCCAACTGCCTCTTCATCACTTACGTGGAGAAAGAGGGCCCGTTTCTGAAAGTGTGGGGCCAAACGGACAAAAACACCTCGCTGTACATTGAGCAAGTGTTGCATAGTTTCACGCCGCAATTCGATAACGGTTTATGCATTCCTCGTCCCGACGCGCTCCAAATCGGCATCTTGTGCTGTGCGAAATACAAAGACAGCAAGTACTACCGCGCACGAATCACCAGCTTGAATTACTTGCATAATCGCTACATCGAGGTCAATTTCGTCGATTACGGCCACCAGGACGTGGTGCCCGTGTCAAACATCCGCTCCTTGGAGGGGTTCGACACCGCGTTCGTCTCCCTGCAGCCCCAGGCGAGCAGTTTCCTGCTCGCTGAGGCCGTGTGCCCCCGGGGGGAGTGGAACGAGGCGTATCTCGAGGAGATTTGCAAGGAGATTCGCTACACTGAAGTTAACTTTAGCATTGTTGCCCAAGTCACTAAACACTATCTTGTCAGGCTTTTTGTGGGCGTTAATGATTTGGCGATTGTTTTGATTTCGAAGGGGCTCATGAGAAACACTTCGCTCACGACGCAGGAGGCCGTGCTTTTGTCCATGATGCCGAGGGCGCCGCTCCAGCCGCCCCCGATTCAGCAGCAGAGTATTGCCACCTACAAGGCGTTCACGCTTGAACCAGGAAGCCAATATGAAGTTTATGTGTCGTATGTCACTGATGGACCGTGCAATTTTTCCGTTCAGTTGAAGCAATCTGAAGAGGTGTTGGGGAAGTTGATGAAGGAGATTAATTCGATGACGCTGACGCCCATTGAAGGGATTCCGATTCCGGGGACTGTTTGTTTGGCGAGGTGTACGGAAGATGGGCATATTTGCAGGGCGGTGGTTACCAATGAAGTTGATGGGCAATTCAAG GTGTTCTATGTGGATTTCGGCAACTTCGAAGTCATCCCTTTAGAATCACTTTACGAAATCCCCTTCAAATTCgtaattcctaaagttatggCCATCCGTTTCGCCCTTGCAGGCGTCGAAAAATCCACCGTCACGCTCGAAATGCAATGCGCCTTCAAACAATTCGTCGACAATCGTCTCATCCACATGAAAGTTATGCCGATGACGACGCGAACATCACTCCCTCGATGCGAACTCTGGGACCCCGAATCGGGAATCAGCGCTCTGGACATTGTCACAAAAGCCGCTTTGTCCAACTATCCAGACCACATCACACTCCATCGCGGTTTCAGTCAAACCGTCAAAATCAGTTACGTCTTCAGTTGTAACCGATTTTACGTCCAATTGAAAGCGAAACAAGACGAATTATTACGACTCATGTTGGATATTCAAGTTTTGTGTAATGAGGCTGAAACTTTGAACAGTAACACAATTAAAGTTGGATTGCCTTGCTATGCATTATATGAGGGAGATCAACAATGGTACCGAAGTCAAATTGTTGAAGTGCTGGGCGCAGGACAGGTTAAAGTCCATTATGTTGACTATGGGAATGAGGAAGTTGTTTCGATGAATTTGCTCAAACCGATCGAAGGGAAACAATTGACGAAAATGAGGCCTCAAGCCATTGAATGTTGTCTCAACGGTTACCAGAATATGGAACCAGATCTCGAACGTGATAATCTACTCGAAGAACTTATTTTGGAACATGAATTTACGATGAAAGTTGTCGAAATGCAAGGCAAGAAAGCATTGGTCGAATTGATCGATTCGGCGAATTATAATGTGGCGTCGTTATTGTTGGATAAAATCGCAGTTACACGGTCTCAAGTCAGTCCGATGTTGGTGCAAGCCGGTAATAAAATCGAACATAGGAAATATTCGCAGCCTTTTAATTCGAGAGAATCATCGCAAAGGACCGAACAACGTAAACCGGg CGGGCATAGACAGTGGGGTGATTCTCTAAATGGCAATCCTGCATGGAGGCAGGATGCTAGAGGACCTCG aagtcGAAACAGCTTCGACTCCGAACCCGACGAAAACAATACTTGGAGGCAAAACAATAAAGGTTTCAA TAAAAATTACGATCGAAATAAACGAGACGAATTAAACGATTCCACCGATAGCGAAAGACATagcactaaaggttttaatcGAAATGATAGAAATAGAAACGAATCACGAAACACTGAGGGCTCTTGGAAACAAAACAGTGGTTTCAA TAAAAGTCAGGATAGGTTTAACAAGGATCGGAATAATCGAAATAATGATTGGGGTGGTAGTGGAGATGAGcgtaaaaatttcagagagAAAGACAGTTGGGGTGGGGATAGAAATAATGACCGGCAAAATAATTCCAAAGAAAGTTGGGGTGGTAATGACCAACAGAATAGTAATTCTCCTAATGATGGTTGGGGTAGTAGCAAGGAAAATTATCGACAGAATTATAATTCGAGGGGTAATAAAGGCGATTGGGATAACAATCGCGAAAATGACAAGCGGAATTTTAATTCGCGGGAAAACAACGATTGGGGTGATCGCAAAGGTTTCCAACCAAGAGATAGAGACAATTTCAAACCGAGAAAAAGATTTGAAGACGGAAACAATGACTGGAATAATGGAGATAAAGATAGTTCTCAACCGTGGAAAAA ATCTGAAGACGGCGGCGGTGATTGGAATGCAGATTCGACACATAGGTCTGGTGGTGGTTTTAAAAAGAGGGAATTCAAGCGAGAGGCAAGCGAACTCAGTTCGAGCGGTTCCGAGAAAAGTTTCCGAAAAGGGGGCAATTTTCGGAACAATAAACCCGATTTTAGGAAACCAAACAGGTCACCTAGAGGTAATTTTGGTGGTGATTCAGGTGATGGATGGAACACTGGAGCTAGTACCGCTACTGAGGTACTTAATGCTGCTCCAAGTACAGCCAAATTTACAATCTTAAATGTCGACAATACTGAGGCTAATGTTGTAATTAGTTGGTTCCATAATCCGTCACAATTTTACTGCCAGATTGAAAGTACTCAA gACGAGTTCAAACGAATGATGGAAGAAATCCAACAAGCATACAAAGGCCGTCAGGCGGGTACTGCAACTGTTGGTGCCCCCGTAATTGGATTATTTCCCGAAGATCGTGTCCTCTATCGGGCCAAAGTCTTGGAGACTTTAGGCTCTCAATATAAAGTTTATTATGTCGATTTTGGTAATGTTTCTGTGATAGATAAAGTGTGGCCAATCGAAAAGCGATTTATGGAACTTCCCGCTCAGGCTATATGTTGTAAATTGAGGGGAATTGACCCACCTACAGACACTTGGCCTGAAGCTAATAACTATGGTCAGTATTTCGACAAGAAGCAattcttttgtaaatttatttcaacagAAGATACAAG AGTTGCTATAGAGTTGAAATATGATAACGAAGATATTGCAAGCTTGTTGTTGAAAGATGGGTTAGCGAAAGCTTGTGTCACGCCACCAGAACCCGAATTGCCTTTACTGATTGGACAGCAATTTAGAGCGTTGTTGCTCAGTGTTAATAGTTTGGGTGATTTCTTGATGTCGCTGCAGAACGGTGCTGTGTTGAAATGTAGTGTTTTTAATCTGAGTGCATCGACCGAAACGTGGGAGGATAGTCTCAAGGAGAAGATCAACCACATTTTGATTGTTTACGTCGACGACTTGAAAGAGGATAG ACTCGAAGTGACTTTATACGATGAAAACGGTGCGAAAATCAAGCTTATTAACAACGACGAGGGCGCCTACGAATCGGTCGAACTCCTTTGTCCTTACTTAATCCTTAGTTCGCAAATTTCCGGTGAAATTGCACACATTGAACAAACCACAGTTTATCTTCAACCGGCCGATTGTGCCGAAAATATCCAATACTTCCTAAACTCAGCATTCGAATATTATGAAAGTTTCACCCCCGAAGAACCCCTAACACCTACCGAAGGTTTCGTTTATGCCGTTAAGAGCCCAGACACTAATTGGTATCGAGGCCGTGTCGTAAGCCTCGACGATAATAAACAAGTCACAGTGAATTACATAGATTATGGCAATTCGGAACAAGTTAATTTCGATGCTTTGCGAGAACTTACCGCCGAATTTATGACAATTCCCATTTTGTGTGTTCCTATAGCGATTAAAGGTGTTACGGAAGAATTAATCGGTGAATTTGTTTCGATTAATTTGACGTTTACCGAAACGGGGCTAGAAGGCACCTTACAGGAAAAGGAAGTGACTGTAGTACCGACTGAAGGCAaacaaattgaacaaattgcGACTGACGTAACCGAAAAACCGAATCTCGAAGAAGTGGCTCAAACTACTTGCGGTACTCAGGTCGTACTAAGTCACACTGATAGTCCGagtgatttttatttacaattagcCGAATCGATTGAAGGTATCGAAGAATTGCAAGCGAGGCTTCAGGAACTAGCTCCGGAAATGACCGATATTGAAAATCCAGTTATTGGAGTACTTTGTGCTGCACCCTATTCTGTGGATCAACAGTGGTACCGAGCACAAGTCTTAGACGCTGATAGCGACATAACTACGGTACGTTTTGTCGATTATGGCAATACAGACGTTCTGGATAACCACACAACTCGCGTTAAAACCCTTCCAACTGATTTACTTTCTTTGGAAGTTCATGCGACCAGATGTCGCCTCAAAATCAAACCAATCGACGAAGAATGGACAAGTGTTGCTTCGGAACGCTTCGAACAATTGGCCAGTGTTGAGAATCTCACCGCACAATTTATCAGTCAAGACGAGAAAACCAACTATGTGGAATTGTACTCAGACGGTACCAACGTTCGCGAGATTTTAATCGCGGAGAATTTGGCGCTTCCTGACGAAGTCGTACCGGAAGCAAGCAGTACTGTTGGTTTTGTTAGCCACTTAAATTCGCCCTCCGAGTTTTGGATCCAGTTCGAAAACTGTGTCGAAGGCCTGGAATGGGTTGCGGAACAGTTATCCGGAGCGGAAAATTTCCCCGAACTTGAAGATTTGGCTCCGGGGGTTTTATGCGCGGCGTTGTTTCCCGATGATCAAATGTGGTACCGTGCCCGGATTTTGTCGAATACTGTCGCTGGGATTGAAGTACTGTTTGTCGATTATGGCAATTCTTGTACGAGTTGTAGTCTGAGAGATCTTCCCGAAGATTTGGTTATGTTGCCACCACTGGCGCAAAAATGTAGTCTACAAAAACCGGAAGGTTTGACGGTTTGGGGGCCGGAAATGGTCCGGAAGTTTGTCGAGATTGCGGCAGATGGTCAAACTACTTTCCATGTGAATAAGTTGAGTACTGGCGAGACGGCGTCCGTTGTTTTGTTGCTTGATGGGGTTGATGTCACTACGTTGATTGTGCCCCAGACTGAGGAAGTGAGTGTTAAGAGTTTTGAAGGGTTGGATGAGATTGTGTTGGTTAAAAAAGGGGGTGAGGAGATGCAAACGAAGTTTAAGTTGGAGCCGCTTCCCGATGGTGTCTGGAGTGAGGACTCGGTAAAGAAGTTTGCAGAGATGAATAATAACG GAACCACCGTCTTCCAGGCCGAATTCGTTTCAGACGATATGATTCGATTGTACCTCGGTTTGAATGACATTCGACTCGAATTGAACGGAATTAAAACCACAACACCGACATCTAGTCCGCTGAAAACACGAACAACTGACACACATTCCACACATGAAACGAGTACCAGCAGTACTGAAGCCAATCTTGACGGTAATGAAGGGTTTGTTAAGGGTTTGGTTGCGGAAATCATTGAAAATAGTACTAATCTTCATGAGTGTGTTGAAGAGGATGTTTGTGATGAAGAGTGCATAGACATTATTAAATCATTACTAACTGACATTATCGAAGAGAGTACTAACCTAATCGAGACTACACAAAGTACTAATCATGAATTAAATGTTGAACTAATAG aaaatgcgGTTCAGAGTGAAGAAAAAGAATTTGAATCTAAGTCTTCAGAAAAAGTTCCAGTTGCTGAAACTGTGACTATGGAAGATGAAAAAAAGGAAACTGAAGCTGTGACCCCGGAAGAAGTTCCAACTGTTATCGAGAAAAAAGAAGCTGAAACTGTGACTTCAGAAGAAGTTTCAACTGTTAGTGAGAAAAAGGAAGCTGAAAAACCAGCTGAAGACATCAAAACGACAGAAGCTGTAGTAGCTTCAGATAATTCCGAAAACCAAGACAAGCCTGAGGTAAAAGAAAATGACcaataa